A section of the Polyangium spumosum genome encodes:
- a CDS encoding DUF4388 domain-containing protein, translated as MGEDGHDVVRVDGTGTAHPVGKLASQRMRARQGAFRLMPSPTHVVVMRRVDLIDAPSLRLSGEITSASALCDIVSMIGQSAWSGELAIYDGPTNRSVFFEHGAVVGALSSAEGERLGEMLYRYGALSLEQVQEVAKAVTGDVRFGEMAVRLGYLSREALFQLMGRQVEEIVYAVMRAESGMFYFLDRFDESRLTSRQNLPVSGLLMEAVRRMDEMRYFRERIPSAEHVPDRVPDRAPPTKGDVARVFEAIDGVRSVADICRVVGQGEFDVTRQVFQLVQAGCVTVRAPRPTGPAAIVALFNEAMTMVMREVDAVRRGDEVRQHLTSFATGAGVYDALFMRAGPRPDGTLDEAQTIENVAMLVGPDQAEAMLAQWLYDYVSFAIFIAEPVLREASTRGGAGAPQLAKSVADIISPLVVGGAGRP; from the coding sequence ATGGGCGAGGACGGCCACGATGTCGTGCGCGTGGACGGCACGGGTACGGCGCACCCGGTCGGCAAGCTGGCGAGCCAGCGGATGCGCGCGCGGCAAGGCGCGTTCCGGCTGATGCCGTCGCCCACGCACGTGGTGGTGATGCGCCGCGTGGATCTGATCGACGCCCCGAGCCTGCGGCTCTCGGGCGAGATCACGAGCGCGAGCGCGCTCTGCGACATCGTGTCGATGATCGGGCAGAGCGCGTGGTCGGGCGAGCTCGCGATCTACGACGGCCCGACGAACCGGAGCGTGTTCTTCGAGCACGGCGCGGTGGTGGGGGCGCTGTCGAGCGCCGAAGGAGAGCGGCTCGGGGAGATGCTCTACCGCTACGGCGCGCTCTCGCTGGAGCAGGTGCAGGAGGTGGCGAAGGCCGTGACGGGCGACGTGCGCTTCGGGGAGATGGCCGTGCGTCTGGGTTACCTGTCGCGCGAGGCGCTCTTCCAGCTCATGGGGCGGCAGGTCGAGGAGATCGTCTACGCGGTGATGCGCGCCGAGAGCGGGATGTTCTACTTCCTCGACCGGTTCGACGAGTCGCGCCTGACGTCGCGGCAGAACCTGCCCGTGAGTGGCCTCTTGATGGAGGCGGTGCGTCGCATGGACGAGATGCGTTACTTCCGCGAGCGCATCCCGTCGGCGGAGCACGTGCCGGATCGCGTGCCGGATCGAGCTCCGCCGACGAAAGGGGACGTGGCGCGGGTCTTCGAGGCGATCGACGGCGTGCGCTCGGTGGCGGACATCTGTCGCGTGGTGGGGCAGGGGGAGTTCGACGTCACGCGGCAGGTCTTCCAGCTCGTGCAGGCGGGCTGCGTGACGGTGCGCGCGCCGCGGCCGACGGGGCCTGCGGCGATCGTCGCGCTCTTCAACGAGGCGATGACGATGGTGATGCGCGAGGTGGACGCAGTGAGGCGAGGCGACGAGGTGAGGCAACACCTCACGTCGTTCGCGACGGGCGCGGGCGTCTACGACGCGCTCTTCATGCGCGCAGGGCCGCGGCCGGACGGCACGCTCGACGAGGCGCAGACCATCGAGAACGTGGCGATGCTGGTGGGGCCGGATCAAGCGGAGGCGATGCTCGCGCAGTGGCTCTACGACTACGTGTCGTTCGCGATCTTCATCGCGGAGCCGGTGCTGCGCGAGGCGTCGACGCGGGGCGGGGCAGGGGCGCCGCAGCTCGCGAAGAGCGTGGCGGACATCATTTCCCCGCTCGTGGTGGGGGGCGCCGGTCGGCCCTGA
- a CDS encoding sigma-54-dependent transcriptional regulator: MESSFVSPQAAPGEALGAAVAPTVLVVDDERNIRRTLDLVLRGEGYEVIEAESGEEALEILANGGRPVDLAIIDLLLPGMGGLELLERIRRDEAMKGLPVVAISGHATVHDAVKAIKLGAGDFFEKPVSRERVLVSVKNALYSSELARKVRDLEAELLARYEMIGRAPVMQKLYKEIDRVAPTKASVLITGESGTGKELVSRAIHRLSPRIAGPFVKVNCAAIPRELIESELFGHERGAFTGAQSRKRGFFEQAHGGTLFLDEIGDMEPSAQAKVLRALQSGEVGRLGSERTLQVDVRVLAATNKDLSREVAAGRFREDLFFRLAVFPIRVPSLRERMEDLRPLADAFMASFCKENGLKPKRIDPAVHAALERRSFPGNVRELKNVIERAAILSGDTVTIADLPEDPHASPFDDDTPDAPDPGEPTRAPPGPLPPSIEAIPRTDAGRRLTLREFRDQAERRYIIEVLQSLEWNISRAAIVLGVERTNLHKKIRAYDIRRG; encoded by the coding sequence ATGGAAAGCTCGTTCGTTTCGCCCCAGGCGGCCCCCGGCGAGGCCCTGGGGGCCGCCGTCGCCCCCACGGTCCTCGTCGTCGACGACGAGCGCAACATCCGTCGCACGCTCGATCTCGTCCTGCGCGGCGAGGGCTACGAGGTCATCGAGGCCGAGAGCGGCGAAGAGGCCCTCGAGATCCTCGCCAACGGCGGCAGGCCCGTCGATCTCGCGATCATCGACCTGCTCCTGCCCGGCATGGGCGGGCTCGAGCTGCTCGAGCGCATCCGCCGCGACGAGGCCATGAAGGGCCTGCCCGTGGTCGCCATCAGCGGGCACGCGACGGTCCACGACGCGGTGAAGGCGATCAAGCTCGGCGCGGGTGACTTCTTCGAGAAGCCCGTGAGCCGCGAGCGCGTGCTCGTCAGCGTGAAGAACGCGCTCTACTCGTCGGAGCTCGCGCGCAAGGTCCGCGATCTCGAGGCAGAGCTGCTCGCGCGTTACGAGATGATCGGCCGCGCGCCGGTCATGCAGAAGCTCTACAAGGAGATCGATCGCGTCGCGCCGACGAAGGCGAGCGTGCTCATCACGGGCGAGAGCGGCACGGGCAAGGAGCTCGTCAGCCGCGCGATCCACCGCCTCTCGCCGCGCATCGCGGGCCCCTTCGTGAAGGTCAACTGCGCGGCGATCCCGCGCGAGCTCATCGAGAGCGAGCTCTTCGGCCACGAGCGCGGCGCCTTCACGGGCGCCCAGTCCAGGAAACGTGGCTTCTTCGAGCAGGCCCACGGCGGCACCTTGTTCCTCGACGAGATCGGCGACATGGAGCCCTCGGCGCAGGCGAAGGTGCTGCGCGCCCTCCAATCCGGCGAGGTCGGCCGACTCGGCAGCGAGCGGACCTTGCAGGTCGACGTGCGCGTCCTCGCGGCGACGAACAAGGACCTCAGCCGCGAGGTCGCGGCCGGCCGCTTCCGCGAGGACCTCTTCTTCCGCCTCGCGGTCTTCCCGATCCGCGTGCCATCGCTCCGTGAGCGCATGGAGGACCTCCGGCCGCTCGCCGACGCCTTCATGGCCTCGTTCTGCAAGGAGAACGGCCTCAAGCCGAAGCGCATCGATCCGGCCGTACACGCCGCGCTCGAGCGCCGCAGCTTCCCCGGCAACGTGCGCGAGCTGAAGAACGTCATCGAGCGCGCGGCGATCCTCTCGGGCGACACGGTCACGATCGCCGACCTGCCCGAGGATCCCCACGCGAGCCCCTTCGACGACGACACGCCCGACGCGCCCGATCCGGGCGAGCCCACGCGCGCGCCGCCCGGCCCGCTCCCGCCTTCGATCGAAGCCATCCCGCGCACGGACGCCGGCCGCAGGCTCACGCTGCGCGAGTTCCGCGATCAGGCCGAGCGCCGCTACATCATCGAGGTCCTGCAGAGCCTCGAATGGAACATCTCGCGCGCCGCCATCGTCCTCGGCGTCGAGCGCACGAACCTGCACAAGAAGATCCGCGCGTACGACATCCGTCGGGGTTAG
- a CDS encoding outer membrane protein assembly factor BamD, whose amino-acid sequence MGKVCGSTLSKSSARFARAFRLVVPLLLLAAAGCDLQVGDGRKATLTYTDDARGAYEEAMRSYRSKAWEDARALFAEVRKLFPYSRYATLAELRIADLAFEQEQYADAVSAYREFIQNHRTDRDVEYARYRIAKSLFRDIDDTFLLPPQEERDQGTALEAYRELGAFLRDNPRSRYAEDVRKMHASAQGRLMRHELYVARFYLRKDIYPAVLARIDHALKLFPGSALEPEALVLKGETLMRMNKPDEARAVFQKVVDGYGGPFAVTAKGFLAELDAQKATRKQGT is encoded by the coding sequence ATGGGCAAGGTCTGCGGTTCGACGCTTTCGAAGTCCTCGGCGCGCTTCGCCCGGGCCTTCCGCCTCGTCGTGCCTCTTCTCCTCCTCGCGGCCGCGGGCTGTGACCTCCAGGTCGGCGACGGCCGCAAGGCGACCCTCACGTACACGGACGACGCGCGCGGCGCCTACGAAGAGGCGATGCGCTCGTACCGCAGCAAGGCCTGGGAGGACGCTCGCGCCCTGTTCGCCGAGGTGCGCAAGCTCTTCCCGTACAGCCGGTACGCGACGCTCGCGGAGCTGCGGATCGCGGACCTCGCGTTCGAGCAGGAGCAGTACGCGGACGCCGTCTCGGCCTACCGCGAGTTCATCCAGAACCACCGCACGGATCGGGACGTCGAGTACGCGCGTTACCGCATCGCGAAGTCGCTCTTCCGCGACATCGACGATACGTTCCTCCTCCCGCCGCAGGAGGAGCGTGATCAAGGCACGGCGCTCGAGGCGTACCGGGAGCTCGGCGCGTTCCTGCGCGACAACCCGCGGAGCCGCTACGCCGAGGACGTGCGCAAGATGCACGCGTCCGCGCAGGGCCGGCTGATGCGGCACGAGCTCTACGTGGCGCGTTTTTACCTGCGGAAAGACATCTACCCGGCGGTGCTCGCGCGGATCGATCACGCGCTGAAGCTCTTCCCCGGCTCGGCGCTCGAGCCCGAGGCGCTCGTGCTGAAGGGCGAGACGCTCATGCGGATGAACAAGCCCGACGAGGCGCGCGCCGTCTTCCAGAAGGTGGTCGACGGCTACGGCGGGCCCTTCGCCGTGACCGCGAAGGGGTTCCTCGCGGAGCTCGACGCGCAAAAGGCCACGCGCAAGCAGGGGACGTAG
- the greA gene encoding transcription elongation factor GreA: MSEKVPMTPEGQARLREELERLKKIELPQVVKDISVARDHGDLSENAEYHAAKERQGLIVARISFIEQTLSRAEVIDPSKLSGSKIQFGARVKLVNVDTDEEVVYQIVGPEEADIKQNRISVSSPLARGLIGREVGEEVRVVMPAGPRTYEILEITYA; the protein is encoded by the coding sequence ATGTCTGAAAAGGTGCCCATGACGCCCGAAGGGCAGGCTCGGCTGCGCGAGGAGCTCGAGCGGCTCAAGAAGATCGAGCTGCCGCAGGTGGTCAAGGACATCAGCGTGGCCCGCGACCACGGCGACCTGTCGGAGAACGCCGAGTACCACGCAGCGAAGGAGCGTCAGGGGCTCATCGTGGCGCGGATCTCGTTCATCGAGCAGACGCTGAGCCGCGCCGAGGTCATCGATCCGAGCAAGCTGAGCGGAAGCAAAATTCAGTTTGGTGCGCGCGTAAAACTCGTGAACGTCGATACGGACGAAGAGGTCGTCTACCAGATCGTCGGCCCCGAGGAAGCGGACATCAAGCAGAACCGCATCTCGGTGTCGTCGCCGCTCGCGCGCGGGCTCATCGGCCGCGAGGTCGGCGAGGAGGTCCGCGTCGTCATGCCGGCCGGGCCGCGGACCTACGAGATCCTCGAGATCACCTACGCATGA
- a CDS encoding sulfatase-like hydrolase/transferase yields the protein MTNRGGEGAHVPPAAPRPSGAKGRLAVSAPKPDRDTSSVARPRARTRDLPLGWRIADGYLAIGVLLLVELVLIALVFRRELVGLHELGLALVGLWPIAFAAAAPAAAIGGVVVELARHAEGRIGRIGLALAAAGFAGAVAFGVSTGRLLSGGLRAPFVGIVAAVAFAGALVVGPIIARALAPKPRRTFGLGVFLGVLAVLFVVELVNLLVLPRLYPAFHRGLALLALLVAPFATVAWDAPRRTRPGSLDEPEGPIAAFGSKLARAALALGLFALSAAAAPSAAARLAPADNVRLVYLTRAPVLANAVEIAAALSPPPPLDDTELVVSQAQTGRAVDLSGRDIVLVTIDALRADHVGAYGYERKTTPTIDALAAEGVVFERAYTPTPHTSYAVTSLMTGKYIRPLVLQGLGADSETWAGQLRRYGYKTAAFFPPAVFFIDAERFGAIRERGLDFEYRKVEFASAERRARQVETYLDAVDKSSRVFLWVHLFEPHEPYEAHPEHPFGDRDIDRYDAEIAAADAGLASILAAVRARRPGAVVIVSADHGEEFQDHGGRYHGTTVYEEQVRVPLVVHAPGLLAPRRVPSPVQLVDLLPTVLSGLDIPRPARVRGADLGRALAGSASSPEDARGFAFSETETMTMLARGSLRLVCARRIGACALYDIERDPAQTRDLSGARAADMADMRSELRGVEASHGRYEIAGLRSEGKGWPEALRRGIAGDADAALDVAALLDDADVLIRRKAAEVLFELRRPEVSPTMRLALVRDEDDEVRRWSALTLTRLGEGAPRTRELLEDRDPRWRRLAALALAEGGDGRGEDDLVAWFREAYGKRADKREVIPFERAKEIVAALAKIRAKSALPSLINALDDVRLRPHVAEALAAIGQDAARPALAEHLATERYQHARVALSEALVALGAGPELRAPLIRLLGVPDPLPNGLRIALQADVLELVGGPRDRDLQKLRRFARSGVAVGMVVPKSEGSGDALRVLCRARSNDDRPGEIRFGVGTRRLVSSGDRETGGLVPKRAPELDARTAATLYVPPGDKPQEVFAPLPAAVKVRPGQHGEFVVYATQNVELSACAVVPLVPELPPPPPEPWTPEEGEDGGSGGDPPRNP from the coding sequence ATGACGAACCGCGGCGGGGAGGGGGCGCACGTCCCGCCCGCCGCGCCCCGACCGAGCGGCGCGAAAGGTCGACTCGCGGTCTCGGCGCCGAAGCCGGACCGGGACACCTCGAGCGTGGCGCGGCCGCGCGCGCGGACGCGGGATCTGCCGCTCGGGTGGCGCATCGCAGACGGCTACCTCGCGATCGGCGTGCTCCTGCTGGTCGAGCTCGTGCTCATCGCGCTCGTCTTCCGCCGTGAGCTCGTCGGGCTGCACGAGCTCGGGCTCGCGCTCGTGGGGCTCTGGCCGATCGCGTTCGCGGCGGCGGCGCCGGCCGCGGCGATCGGCGGCGTGGTCGTCGAGCTCGCGCGGCACGCAGAGGGGCGCATCGGCAGGATCGGGCTCGCGCTCGCCGCGGCGGGTTTCGCGGGCGCGGTGGCGTTTGGCGTGTCCACGGGCCGGCTCCTCTCGGGGGGCCTCCGCGCGCCGTTCGTGGGGATCGTCGCGGCCGTCGCGTTCGCGGGTGCGCTCGTGGTCGGGCCGATCATCGCGCGCGCGCTCGCGCCGAAGCCGCGGCGCACGTTCGGCCTGGGCGTCTTCCTCGGCGTGCTCGCCGTGCTCTTCGTGGTCGAGCTCGTCAACCTGCTCGTCCTGCCGCGCCTCTATCCGGCCTTTCATCGTGGCCTCGCGCTGCTCGCGCTCCTCGTCGCGCCCTTCGCCACGGTCGCGTGGGACGCGCCGCGACGGACGAGGCCCGGCAGCCTGGACGAGCCGGAGGGCCCGATCGCGGCCTTCGGCTCGAAGCTCGCGCGCGCGGCGCTCGCGCTCGGCCTGTTCGCGCTCTCGGCGGCGGCCGCGCCCTCGGCGGCGGCGCGTCTCGCGCCCGCGGACAACGTGCGACTCGTGTACCTCACGCGCGCGCCGGTGCTCGCGAACGCCGTGGAGATCGCGGCCGCGCTCTCGCCGCCGCCTCCGCTCGACGACACCGAGCTCGTCGTGAGCCAGGCGCAGACGGGGCGCGCGGTGGACCTCTCGGGCCGCGACATCGTGCTCGTCACGATCGACGCGCTCCGCGCCGATCACGTGGGCGCCTACGGATACGAGCGCAAGACGACGCCGACGATCGACGCGCTCGCAGCCGAGGGCGTGGTCTTCGAGCGGGCCTACACGCCGACGCCGCACACATCGTACGCCGTCACCTCGCTGATGACGGGCAAGTACATCCGCCCGCTCGTGCTGCAGGGGCTCGGCGCCGACTCCGAGACGTGGGCCGGGCAGCTCCGCCGTTACGGCTACAAGACCGCGGCCTTCTTCCCGCCGGCGGTCTTCTTCATCGACGCCGAGCGCTTCGGCGCGATCCGCGAGCGCGGGCTCGACTTCGAGTACCGCAAGGTCGAGTTCGCGAGCGCCGAGCGCCGCGCCAGGCAGGTGGAGACGTACCTCGACGCCGTCGACAAGAGCAGCCGCGTCTTCCTGTGGGTGCACCTCTTCGAGCCGCACGAGCCGTACGAGGCGCACCCCGAGCACCCGTTCGGCGATCGTGACATCGATCGTTACGACGCCGAGATCGCCGCGGCGGACGCGGGCCTCGCCTCGATCCTCGCCGCGGTGCGCGCGCGTCGGCCGGGCGCGGTGGTGATCGTGAGCGCCGATCACGGCGAGGAGTTCCAGGATCACGGCGGCCGTTACCACGGCACCACGGTCTACGAAGAGCAGGTCCGCGTCCCGCTCGTGGTGCACGCGCCGGGGCTCCTCGCGCCGCGGCGCGTGCCCTCGCCGGTGCAGCTCGTCGATCTGCTGCCGACGGTGCTCTCGGGGCTCGACATCCCGAGGCCTGCGCGCGTGCGCGGCGCGGACCTCGGGCGCGCGCTCGCGGGCTCTGCCTCGAGCCCCGAGGACGCGCGGGGTTTTGCCTTCTCCGAGACGGAGACCATGACCATGCTCGCGCGCGGGTCCCTCCGGCTCGTTTGTGCTCGAAGGATCGGCGCGTGCGCGCTCTACGACATCGAGCGAGATCCCGCGCAGACGCGGGATCTCTCGGGCGCGCGCGCCGCCGACATGGCCGACATGCGGAGCGAGCTGCGCGGCGTGGAGGCCTCGCACGGGCGGTACGAGATCGCGGGGCTGCGCAGCGAGGGCAAGGGCTGGCCCGAGGCGCTCCGGCGCGGGATCGCAGGCGACGCGGACGCGGCGCTCGACGTCGCGGCCCTGCTCGACGACGCGGACGTGCTCATCCGGCGCAAGGCCGCCGAGGTGCTCTTCGAACTGCGCAGGCCCGAGGTCTCGCCGACGATGCGGCTCGCGCTCGTGCGCGACGAGGACGACGAGGTGCGGCGCTGGTCGGCGCTCACGCTCACGAGGCTCGGCGAGGGCGCGCCGCGCACGCGTGAGCTGCTCGAGGATCGGGATCCCCGCTGGCGGCGCCTCGCGGCGCTCGCGCTCGCCGAGGGCGGCGATGGACGCGGCGAGGACGATCTCGTCGCGTGGTTCCGCGAGGCCTACGGCAAACGCGCGGACAAGCGCGAGGTCATCCCCTTCGAACGCGCGAAGGAGATCGTCGCCGCGCTCGCGAAGATCCGGGCCAAATCCGCGCTGCCTTCGCTCATCAACGCGCTCGACGACGTCCGCCTGCGGCCCCACGTGGCCGAGGCCCTCGCGGCGATCGGCCAGGACGCGGCGCGGCCCGCGCTCGCCGAGCACCTCGCGACCGAGCGCTACCAGCACGCGCGCGTCGCGCTCTCCGAGGCGCTCGTCGCGCTCGGCGCCGGGCCCGAGCTCCGCGCGCCGCTCATCCGCCTGCTCGGCGTGCCCGATCCGCTGCCGAACGGCCTAAGAATCGCGCTCCAGGCGGACGTGCTCGAGCTCGTCGGCGGCCCGCGCGATCGAGACCTCCAGAAGCTCCGCCGGTTCGCGCGGAGCGGCGTGGCGGTCGGCATGGTCGTGCCGAAGTCCGAGGGCTCGGGCGACGCGCTCCGGGTCCTTTGCCGGGCGCGATCGAATGACGACCGGCCGGGCGAGATCCGCTTCGGCGTGGGGACCAGGCGCCTCGTGAGCAGCGGCGATCGCGAGACGGGCGGCCTCGTTCCGAAGCGCGCGCCCGAGCTCGATGCGCGCACGGCGGCGACGCTCTACGTGCCGCCGGGAGACAAGCCGCAGGAGGTCTTCGCGCCGCTGCCCGCGGCGGTGAAGGTGCGCCCCGGTCAACACGGCGAGTTCGTCGTCTACGCGACGCAGAACGTGGAGCTCTCGGCCTGCGCGGTCGTGCCGCTCGTCCCCGAGTTGCCTCCACCGCCGCCCGAGCCGTGGACGCCCGAGGAGGGCGAGGACGGCGGTTCTGGCGGCGATCCTCCGCGAAATCCGTGA
- a CDS encoding YfgM family protein yields MSREDKKSEEGRAKREDEDAREAETSGDDEPSKARASDPAEEGGDEAAKRVAAALGVGGEEDSAIEGGEAAAEPDEDEKQEAAKPNRAARRREDALARRKKRVGGAAEAAEDDASLPRDKNARAKELLKRRREQADEAERRPVASSLDAGEMVDDALARTASAVTKWLKANVGVLQWVVLAAIVGAGGYAFWSSRVEKKLGNASEDLFAGVSARHGLVMEEDKRTDEEKENDPTRVFKTEAEKAQAALDAYTKVIEQYAGTGAALLARLGQGATYLDKREWDKAIEAYSSVLASPLAAADPDVKGRATEGIAYAKEGKGDLDGAMASFKELSGIDVKGYKDLATYHEARLLFAKGNKDKAKEILKPLSDKLALPSKEPEPLEYLKGAVQDLMVQIDPSAAAAQVSPFGGGGPLPADIQEKARRMMEEAKKKAMQQGGTP; encoded by the coding sequence GTGTCGCGAGAGGACAAGAAGTCGGAAGAGGGCCGCGCGAAGCGCGAGGACGAGGACGCGCGCGAGGCGGAGACCTCGGGAGACGACGAGCCTTCGAAGGCCCGCGCGTCGGATCCTGCAGAGGAAGGCGGCGACGAGGCCGCGAAGCGCGTCGCTGCTGCGCTCGGCGTCGGCGGCGAAGAGGACAGCGCGATCGAGGGCGGGGAAGCGGCCGCGGAGCCCGACGAGGACGAGAAGCAGGAGGCCGCGAAGCCGAACCGCGCGGCGCGGCGGCGCGAGGATGCGCTCGCGCGGCGCAAGAAGCGCGTCGGCGGCGCCGCGGAGGCCGCGGAGGACGACGCCTCGCTCCCTCGTGACAAGAATGCGCGCGCCAAGGAGCTCCTGAAGCGGCGCCGCGAGCAGGCGGACGAGGCCGAGCGTCGCCCGGTCGCGAGCTCTCTCGACGCCGGCGAGATGGTCGACGACGCGCTGGCGCGCACGGCGTCTGCCGTCACGAAGTGGCTCAAGGCGAACGTCGGCGTTTTGCAGTGGGTGGTCCTCGCGGCCATCGTCGGCGCGGGCGGGTATGCGTTCTGGTCGTCGCGTGTCGAGAAGAAGCTCGGCAACGCCTCGGAGGACCTCTTCGCGGGTGTGTCCGCCCGTCACGGGCTCGTGATGGAGGAGGACAAGCGCACCGACGAGGAGAAGGAGAACGACCCGACGCGTGTCTTCAAGACCGAGGCCGAGAAGGCGCAGGCCGCGCTCGACGCGTACACGAAGGTGATCGAACAGTACGCGGGCACGGGCGCGGCGCTGCTCGCGCGGCTCGGGCAGGGGGCCACGTACCTCGACAAACGCGAGTGGGACAAGGCGATCGAGGCCTACTCGTCCGTGCTCGCGTCGCCGCTCGCAGCCGCGGATCCGGACGTGAAGGGCCGCGCCACCGAGGGCATCGCCTACGCCAAGGAAGGCAAGGGGGATCTCGACGGCGCGATGGCGAGCTTCAAGGAGCTCTCGGGCATCGACGTGAAGGGGTACAAGGACCTCGCCACGTACCACGAGGCGCGCCTCCTCTTCGCCAAGGGCAACAAGGACAAGGCGAAGGAGATCCTGAAGCCGCTCTCCGACAAACTCGCGCTCCCGAGCAAGGAGCCCGAGCCGCTCGAGTACCTCAAGGGCGCGGTGCAGGATCTCATGGTCCAGATCGATCCCAGCGCTGCGGCCGCGCAGGTGTCTCCGTTCGGAGGCGGCGGGCCTCTGCCTGCCGACATCCAGGAGAAGGCGCGGCGCATGATGGAAGAGGCCAAGAAGAAGGCGATGCAGCAGGGCGGGACGCCGTGA
- a CDS encoding PQQ-binding-like beta-propeller repeat protein, with product MRASVAISRSVLAAAAALALPLLGCESLSIPATPQVPTWLHHPGGTLSITYRRPLTAESRQQSEVYERGKPAIDVAGMRVFVPSSDNGLYALRVEDGSTLWRFETMGPVQSEPLYDADEDVVYFGSNDGAFYKVNASNGRLLWRFATNAVVARKPALRNGVVYVNNANDTLIAMNAATGALKWHQHRTPAFGMEVSGYAGVALGRDKIYTAFSDGVVLAYDLEDGSEQWPAVDLAAEAEQQTGGDTPRYLDVDTTPVVARITSGEVVFVGSYAGGVYALDAENGTRAWVNEKAVGVTELVLWEQPEHARRTGPLKDALTVPAQRILFAASGLTGLWALDPNDGRTLWRRNLPEGGITAPVPVAGALLVGTTRYGLFLFSPVTGGLIDGILPGGSFAMTPAAFGVRAFVVGNGGSFLGVQVTPPTPQPQSDGTRWLGVKG from the coding sequence GTGAGGGCATCCGTCGCGATCTCGCGCTCGGTTCTCGCGGCCGCCGCGGCCCTCGCGCTCCCGCTCCTCGGCTGCGAGAGCCTGAGCATCCCGGCCACGCCGCAAGTCCCAACGTGGCTCCACCATCCAGGCGGCACGCTCTCGATCACCTACCGGAGGCCACTCACGGCCGAGTCTCGCCAGCAGTCCGAGGTCTACGAGCGAGGCAAGCCAGCGATCGACGTCGCGGGCATGCGTGTCTTCGTCCCGTCGAGCGACAACGGCCTCTACGCGCTCCGCGTCGAGGACGGCTCGACCCTCTGGCGCTTCGAGACCATGGGCCCCGTGCAGAGCGAGCCGCTCTACGACGCCGACGAGGACGTCGTCTACTTCGGCTCGAACGACGGCGCGTTCTACAAGGTGAACGCGTCGAACGGCCGCTTGCTCTGGCGGTTCGCGACGAACGCCGTGGTGGCTCGGAAGCCGGCGCTGCGCAACGGCGTGGTGTACGTGAACAACGCCAACGACACGCTCATCGCGATGAACGCGGCGACCGGAGCGCTCAAGTGGCACCAGCACCGGACGCCGGCCTTCGGGATGGAGGTCTCCGGTTATGCCGGCGTCGCGCTCGGGCGAGACAAGATCTACACGGCGTTCTCGGACGGCGTCGTGCTCGCGTACGACCTCGAGGACGGCTCGGAGCAGTGGCCCGCCGTGGATCTCGCAGCCGAAGCGGAGCAGCAGACCGGCGGTGACACGCCGCGTTACCTGGACGTGGACACGACGCCGGTGGTAGCGCGGATCACCTCGGGTGAGGTCGTGTTCGTGGGCAGCTACGCGGGCGGCGTGTACGCGCTCGACGCGGAGAACGGCACGCGGGCGTGGGTGAACGAGAAGGCCGTGGGCGTGACGGAGCTCGTTTTGTGGGAGCAACCGGAGCACGCGCGGCGTACGGGGCCGCTGAAAGACGCTCTGACCGTGCCGGCGCAGCGGATCCTGTTCGCTGCGAGCGGGCTCACGGGACTCTGGGCGCTCGATCCAAACGACGGGCGGACGCTCTGGCGGCGGAACTTGCCGGAAGGCGGGATCACAGCGCCGGTGCCCGTGGCAGGAGCGCTGCTCGTGGGGACGACGCGGTACGGCTTGTTCCTGTTCTCACCCGTGACGGGTGGGCTCATCGACGGGATCCTGCCGGGCGGCAGCTTCGCGATGACGCCGGCCGCGTTCGGGGTGCGAGCGTTCGTGGTCGGGAACGGCGGATCGTTCCTGGGCGTGCAGGTAACGCCGCCAACACCGCAGCCGCAGTCCGACGGGACGCGCTGGCTCGGCGTGAAGGGCTGA
- a CDS encoding GNAT family N-acetyltransferase: MTDASDRVPPQRIRITRLQETQVSDLVELEQACTAMYHDIGFDAAEVPARTWNDIAHLPRHHNVFVAEADHEVAGYLAWRDESPGVAYLEELSVHPRFQRFGVGTRLLQAFEEDALRCNLHDVVLRTFEKATWAQVFYAHHGFSPLGDQASRKVLGWRDERSGARPLTRPGEVLMWKSLRAQ; the protein is encoded by the coding sequence ATGACCGACGCATCGGATCGAGTGCCGCCGCAGCGCATCCGCATCACGCGGCTCCAGGAGACGCAGGTCAGCGACCTCGTGGAGCTCGAGCAGGCCTGCACGGCCATGTACCACGACATCGGCTTCGACGCGGCCGAGGTGCCGGCGCGCACCTGGAACGACATCGCGCACCTGCCGCGGCACCACAACGTCTTCGTGGCCGAGGCTGATCACGAGGTCGCTGGTTACCTCGCGTGGCGCGACGAGTCGCCGGGGGTCGCGTACCTCGAGGAGCTCTCGGTTCATCCGCGGTTCCAGCGCTTTGGTGTGGGGACGCGGCTGCTCCAGGCGTTCGAGGAGGACGCGCTGCGTTGTAACTTGCACGACGTCGTGTTGCGTACCTTCGAGAAGGCCACGTGGGCGCAGGTGTTTTACGCCCACCACGGATTTTCGCCGCTGGGGGACCAGGCTTCGCGGAAGGTGCTCGGGTGGCGCGACGAGCGTTCGGGCGCGCGTCCGCTGACGAGGCCGGGCGAGGTCCTGATGTGGAAGTCGCTCCGGGCGCAGTGA